A region from the Deinococcus budaensis genome encodes:
- a CDS encoding PIN domain-containing protein, with translation MIGRVFCDANVLYPSLLRDLLIRLAGADLVELRWSDEVQNEWIRNLLEHRPDLSPAALERTRQRMEGAVSGARVTGYEPRVPTLSLPDPEDRHVLAAAITGEATHLLTFNLRDFPVSILQPYGITPVHPDAALLAWLQEWPHEVVAVVRRLSTALQRPPMSPQAVADGLVTLSLPVSAERLRFLLESDDTREGL, from the coding sequence GTGATCGGGCGAGTCTTCTGCGACGCCAACGTGCTGTACCCGTCCCTCCTGCGAGACCTGCTGATCCGGCTGGCTGGCGCTGACCTCGTGGAGCTGCGCTGGAGTGACGAGGTTCAGAACGAGTGGATCCGCAACCTGCTGGAGCACCGACCGGACCTCTCCCCAGCCGCCCTGGAGCGCACCCGCCAGCGGATGGAAGGAGCGGTGTCGGGTGCACGGGTCACCGGGTATGAACCCCGCGTCCCCACGTTGTCCCTGCCCGACCCGGAGGATCGTCATGTCCTGGCCGCGGCCATCACCGGCGAGGCGACCCATCTGCTGACCTTCAACCTCCGGGACTTTCCGGTGTCCATCCTCCAGCCCTACGGCATCACGCCTGTTCACCCGGATGCGGCCCTGCTCGCCTGGCTGCAAGAGTGGCCGCATGAGGTCGTGGCCGTGGTCAGGCGTCTGAGCACAGCCCTCCAGAGGCCGCCGATGAGCCCGCAGGCCGTGGCCGACGGTCTCGTCACCCTGAGCCTTCCGGTCAGCGCAGAGCGTCTCCGGTTCCTGCTGGAATCAGACGACACCCGGGAAGGTCTGTGA
- a CDS encoding tyrosine-type recombinase/integrase encodes MTIRRRVGEGTVHPVVLNDRVVSYRGLASYRDPVTGKQRRRSVSRKTRAEAERALAALLRTLPKAKPVRRRTATPPTLPPARESDSLHAFLLRWLAYKERDVRPSTYRNYVQALFPVLPTLGARPLAGLQVLEVEEMVQTLHRQNGPRGAGRSLHILRMALRQAVRWQLVPLNVAENVRKPKVVRQETLVWTPAQAARFLKVAQGHRLYPLFALALSTGMRRGELLALHWGNVDLEGREITVRHNLVKDAAGHYGIGQPKTDAGYRRILLAEDTVDLLKEHAQREQRGKRTPRPTDLVFTAASGNHVQGRHLDRTYRALMEEAGVPRLRFHDLRHTAASLLIRRGVPPKVVADRLGHADASFTLKVYTHLYDDQRAAGALSLADLLETGSEGQGSIPRPTSAADLSQVLEALKQLHQALGTFLETAPEWAATVVGAVDRACTPKADPNCLRKP; translated from the coding sequence ATGACGATCAGAAGACGCGTTGGCGAAGGCACCGTCCATCCTGTGGTCCTAAATGACCGCGTCGTCAGCTACCGGGGGCTGGCGAGCTACCGGGACCCCGTTACCGGGAAACAGCGCCGCCGATCAGTGAGCCGCAAGACCCGCGCGGAGGCGGAACGGGCCCTCGCGGCCCTGCTGCGCACCCTTCCGAAGGCGAAGCCGGTGAGGCGCCGCACGGCCACCCCACCCACCTTGCCGCCAGCCAGGGAGTCTGACTCCCTGCACGCCTTCCTGCTGCGCTGGCTGGCCTACAAGGAACGCGACGTGCGGCCCTCCACCTACCGCAACTACGTCCAGGCCCTGTTCCCGGTGCTCCCTACCCTCGGAGCGCGTCCCCTCGCCGGGCTTCAGGTGCTCGAGGTCGAGGAGATGGTGCAGACCCTGCACCGACAGAACGGTCCCCGTGGAGCCGGGCGGTCGCTGCACATCCTGCGGATGGCGCTGCGGCAGGCGGTGCGCTGGCAACTCGTGCCGCTCAACGTGGCGGAGAACGTCCGCAAGCCGAAGGTGGTGCGGCAGGAGACCCTGGTGTGGACCCCGGCGCAGGCCGCGAGGTTTCTGAAGGTGGCGCAGGGGCACCGCCTCTACCCCCTCTTCGCACTGGCGCTGAGCACCGGGATGCGCCGGGGCGAACTGCTGGCCCTGCACTGGGGAAACGTCGACCTGGAAGGCCGCGAGATCACCGTCCGGCACAACCTGGTCAAGGACGCGGCCGGGCACTACGGCATCGGACAGCCGAAGACCGACGCCGGGTACCGCCGCATCCTGCTGGCCGAGGACACGGTCGATCTGCTGAAGGAGCATGCACAGCGGGAACAGCGGGGGAAGCGGACACCTCGTCCCACCGACCTGGTGTTCACGGCGGCTTCTGGAAACCATGTGCAGGGCCGTCACCTCGACCGGACCTACCGAGCTCTGATGGAGGAGGCCGGTGTGCCGCGGCTGCGCTTTCACGACCTGCGGCACACGGCGGCGAGCCTGCTGATCCGCCGGGGCGTGCCGCCCAAGGTGGTGGCGGACCGCCTGGGGCATGCCGATGCCAGCTTTACCCTGAAGGTGTACACGCACCTGTATGACGACCAGCGGGCGGCAGGAGCCCTGTCCCTGGCAGACCTCCTGGAGACGGGAAGCGAGGGACAGGGCTCCATCCCACGGCCCACATCAGCGGCTGACCTGAGCCAGGTGCTGGAAGCTCTGAAGCAACTCCATCAGGCCCTGGGCACCTTCCTTGAAACGGCACCGGAGTGGGCGGCGACAGTTGTCGGAGCAGTGGATCGAGCATGTACCCCGAAGGCAGATCCCAACTGCCTGCGAAAGCCATGA
- a CDS encoding helix-turn-helix domain-containing protein: protein MIASYLPDQQEQAQLMALVQALGEQDGTLELRIRGQAGGLAVSPTLARLLQEAAQELARGHAVTLIPTEQHLSTHEAARLLDVSRPFLIARLLDTGKLPHHRVGSHRRIALSDLLAYQAEQERRQALADELTAEAQQMGLY from the coding sequence ATGATCGCCTCCTACCTTCCGGATCAGCAGGAACAGGCCCAGCTGATGGCCCTGGTGCAGGCCCTGGGTGAGCAGGACGGCACGCTGGAGCTCCGTATCCGTGGGCAGGCGGGAGGACTTGCGGTTTCGCCGACCCTCGCCCGCTTGCTTCAGGAAGCCGCGCAGGAGCTCGCCCGTGGTCACGCCGTCACCCTGATCCCCACCGAGCAGCACCTCTCCACCCACGAGGCGGCCCGCCTGCTGGACGTCAGCCGCCCGTTCCTCATCGCCCGGCTGCTGGACACCGGGAAGCTGCCCCACCACCGGGTGGGCAGTCATCGGCGCATCGCACTCTCGGACCTGCTGGCCTACCAGGCCGAGCAGGAGCGTCGCCAGGCCCTGGCCGACGAGCTGACCGCCGAGGCGCAGCAGATGGGCCTGTATTGA
- a CDS encoding ankyrin repeat domain-containing protein, whose amino-acid sequence MLRQGASPGARRADGRTALTIAALGNQVKVARLLVGAGADPDPQDTDRNNALLVTAQTGSVAMLREVLRAGPDLTRTNRFGGTALIPAADRGMSSTSARS is encoded by the coding sequence CTGCTGCGTCAGGGCGCCTCGCCGGGTGCCCGTCGTGCAGATGGCCGTACGGCCCTGACCATCGCGGCGCTGGGAAACCAGGTGAAAGTCGCCCGCCTGCTGGTCGGCGCCGGGGCCGACCCGGATCCGCAGGACACGGACCGCAACAACGCCCTGCTCGTGACCGCCCAGACGGGCAGCGTGGCGATGTTGCGCGAGGTGCTGCGGGCGGGGCCCGATCTGACGCGCACCAACCGCTTTGGCGGCACGGCCTTGATCCCGGCAGCGGACCGGGGCATGTCGAGTACGTCCGCGAGATCCTGA
- a CDS encoding tyrosine-type recombinase/integrase has protein sequence MTSFEIMVARLDLVGTAQRVATMDLNDRKRLMLRAVQEHDLEGLWELVRSYLVLHGRRGTKISPATLRKYKACLRTYWTWADEHGVSLTRPHPDSGHAFLRHLEGQGMVKTSVGGYLAACRALYETLHWSGIREDDPFKLTRPTQDPRSPLLKGKPYTLEEIERLLAVADAEGAVVITLGADCGLRNAEIASLRRKDVHLHLDPPTVLVQGKGAKTREVVLSRRAEAALRGWLDQTAHLPHPLVLIANSTDRVQDIVRRMCVRAGVPWEKRKVHGLRRTAGTRAYTESRDLLDTRDFLGHSQAATTEVYIHYARAQDKAVNRDW, from the coding sequence ATGACCAGTTTCGAGATCATGGTGGCCCGGCTTGATCTGGTAGGCACCGCTCAACGTGTCGCCACCATGGACCTCAACGACCGCAAACGGCTGATGTTGCGGGCTGTTCAAGAGCATGATCTCGAAGGCCTCTGGGAGCTGGTGCGCTCCTACCTGGTGCTTCACGGTCGCCGGGGGACGAAGATCAGCCCGGCGACCCTTCGGAAGTACAAGGCGTGTCTGCGCACCTACTGGACCTGGGCCGACGAGCACGGCGTCTCACTGACCCGGCCCCACCCCGACTCGGGCCACGCCTTCCTCCGCCACCTCGAGGGTCAGGGGATGGTCAAAACGTCGGTGGGGGGCTATCTCGCGGCCTGCCGTGCCCTCTATGAGACCCTGCACTGGTCGGGCATCCGTGAGGACGACCCCTTCAAGCTCACCCGGCCCACCCAGGATCCACGGTCTCCCCTGCTGAAGGGCAAGCCCTACACTCTGGAGGAGATTGAGCGGCTGCTGGCGGTCGCGGACGCTGAAGGGGCGGTGGTCATCACCCTGGGCGCAGACTGTGGTCTACGGAATGCGGAGATCGCGAGCCTGCGCCGAAAAGACGTCCATCTGCACCTCGACCCGCCCACGGTGCTGGTGCAGGGGAAAGGGGCCAAGACACGGGAGGTCGTTCTCTCGCGCCGGGCAGAGGCCGCCCTGCGGGGCTGGTTAGACCAGACAGCGCATCTCCCCCACCCGCTCGTCCTGATTGCCAACTCGACGGACCGGGTTCAAGACATTGTGCGCCGGATGTGCGTCCGGGCCGGCGTTCCCTGGGAAAAGCGCAAGGTTCATGGGCTGCGCCGCACCGCCGGGACGCGTGCCTATACCGAAAGCCGCGACCTGCTGGACACTCGGGATTTCCTGGGCCACAGCCAGGCTGCCACCACCGAGGTCTACATCCACTACGCCCGGGCGCAGGACAAGGCCGTCAACCGCGACTGGTAA
- a CDS encoding GmrSD restriction endonuclease domain-containing protein: MKPFTYVLLDLFSASQRYVIPIYQRRYVWTRDRQWAPLWQDIRSRADKVLARERHIQPHFLGAVVVSRLETYGHQLTAFDVIDGQQRLTTFQVFLAAFRDALQGHYPVMHDEAARFLVNEGLKASPEERFKVWPTRFDQPTFEQVVERGDPAALTLEVEQARDEIRHVPNLLAAYVYFHGELQAWLGEDPQTLRERADALLTAMRRYLQVVRIDLEEDDDPQVIFETLNARGEPLQPADLVRNHVFNEAARRGEDVEALFRTYWAPFDEDGGFWRQRSTRGRVTRDQLTWFLTYFLTVQQGREVTDGTIFDEFKRWWSARDGSVASGLAVLVEYAHAYEQWMQAPPTTRLGVVRRRLDAMDLSTLTPLLLWLLTREDLPPAELRAALDDLESFTVRRFVVGLGSKNYNQLFLHLLQALRAGGPVQETVRAQLLRRGGESVRWPGDDEVRTELVTAPTYKRLRPRGVGMLLEAVEMQLTTDRQEQLIFAAPPTVEHVLPRRWRQHWPPPAPRDGVADVAAWRDARLQNLGNLTLIRGTLNSSVSNKGYDVKRPALAEQSALRLNTLFQHQRHWDEDVIETRARDLAEQIVRIWPVPTQVAQPSLAEAPQATPALSSSLDAVIEDLKARPPHRCVLRDTDAGAELTVDGWSRSYKFLVQEDGEEGLGLVFREEHGQQSDKKAQAQQLLMEVGAQVELVFNEYAVSTSAHQVVVSFPGDVGAGQVRRALTRLLNLVLRLRARKVVPPEGKMPELDALAREVWSHLPPGYYLHGSDMGKGLTYRRIPNVAWPVEVHYELSWSAKDRQLKVGLDVELGSERPERERFVAAWRPLVQEVQDHFPQLQMQGSGPSQDQVYMNLKLALPAETPVPEIADTLERLIALTEAQVTGALVSPEATPA, from the coding sequence GTGAAGCCGTTCACGTACGTCCTGCTGGATCTGTTCAGCGCCTCCCAGCGCTACGTCATCCCCATCTACCAGCGCCGCTACGTCTGGACGAGGGACCGCCAGTGGGCTCCCCTGTGGCAGGACATCCGCTCCCGCGCGGACAAGGTCCTGGCCCGTGAACGGCACATCCAGCCGCACTTCCTGGGCGCGGTGGTCGTCTCCCGGCTGGAGACCTACGGTCACCAGCTCACCGCCTTCGACGTCATCGACGGCCAGCAGCGCCTCACGACCTTCCAGGTCTTCCTCGCCGCCTTCCGGGACGCCCTGCAGGGCCATTACCCCGTGATGCACGACGAGGCCGCCCGCTTCCTGGTCAACGAGGGCCTCAAGGCCTCCCCCGAGGAGCGCTTCAAGGTCTGGCCCACCCGTTTCGACCAGCCCACTTTCGAGCAGGTGGTCGAGCGCGGGGATCCAGCTGCCCTCACGTTGGAAGTAGAGCAGGCCCGCGACGAGATCCGGCACGTGCCCAACCTGCTCGCCGCCTACGTCTACTTCCACGGCGAGTTGCAAGCCTGGCTGGGTGAAGATCCACAGACCCTGAGAGAACGGGCCGACGCGCTGCTGACCGCCATGCGCCGGTACCTGCAGGTGGTCCGCATCGACCTGGAGGAGGACGACGACCCGCAGGTCATCTTCGAGACGCTCAACGCGCGCGGCGAGCCGCTGCAGCCCGCGGACCTGGTGCGCAACCACGTCTTCAACGAGGCGGCTCGGCGGGGAGAGGACGTCGAGGCGCTGTTCCGCACCTACTGGGCGCCCTTCGATGAGGACGGCGGGTTCTGGCGGCAACGCTCCACCCGCGGACGCGTCACCCGTGATCAGCTCACCTGGTTCCTGACCTACTTCCTGACCGTGCAGCAGGGGCGCGAGGTCACGGACGGCACGATCTTCGACGAGTTCAAGCGCTGGTGGAGCGCGCGGGACGGCAGTGTCGCGTCGGGTCTGGCCGTGCTGGTGGAGTATGCCCACGCCTACGAGCAGTGGATGCAGGCCCCGCCCACCACCCGTCTGGGTGTGGTCCGTCGCCGCCTGGACGCGATGGACCTCAGCACCCTGACTCCCCTGCTGCTGTGGCTGCTCACGCGCGAAGACCTCCCGCCCGCGGAACTTCGAGCGGCGCTGGACGACCTGGAGAGCTTCACGGTCCGGCGCTTCGTCGTCGGGCTGGGCAGCAAGAACTACAACCAGCTGTTCCTGCACCTACTTCAGGCCCTGCGCGCGGGCGGCCCGGTCCAGGAGACCGTCCGGGCGCAGCTGCTGCGGCGCGGTGGCGAGAGTGTCCGCTGGCCGGGGGACGACGAGGTCCGCACGGAACTCGTCACCGCCCCCACCTACAAGCGCCTGCGGCCCCGCGGCGTCGGCATGCTGCTGGAGGCGGTGGAGATGCAGCTCACCACCGACCGGCAGGAGCAGCTGATCTTCGCCGCGCCCCCCACGGTGGAGCACGTTCTGCCGCGCCGCTGGCGCCAACACTGGCCGCCCCCGGCTCCCCGGGACGGTGTGGCGGACGTGGCCGCCTGGCGTGACGCCCGGCTGCAGAACCTCGGGAACCTCACCCTGATCCGCGGCACCCTGAACAGCAGCGTCTCCAACAAGGGCTACGACGTGAAGCGCCCGGCGCTGGCCGAGCAGAGCGCCCTGCGGCTCAACACCCTCTTCCAGCATCAGCGCCACTGGGACGAGGACGTGATCGAGACCCGCGCCCGTGACCTGGCCGAGCAGATCGTGCGGATCTGGCCTGTCCCGACCCAGGTGGCCCAGCCGAGCCTGGCGGAAGCCCCGCAGGCGACCCCCGCACTCTCCAGCAGCCTCGACGCGGTCATCGAGGATCTGAAGGCCCGCCCGCCGCACCGCTGCGTCCTGCGCGACACCGACGCGGGCGCGGAACTCACCGTGGACGGCTGGTCCAGGAGCTACAAGTTCCTGGTGCAGGAAGACGGCGAGGAGGGCCTTGGGCTGGTCTTCCGCGAGGAACACGGCCAGCAGTCGGACAAGAAGGCCCAGGCCCAGCAACTCCTGATGGAGGTGGGGGCGCAGGTCGAGCTGGTGTTCAACGAGTATGCGGTGAGCACCTCGGCGCACCAGGTCGTCGTCTCGTTCCCGGGTGACGTCGGCGCCGGCCAGGTCCGCCGGGCCCTCACCCGGCTGCTGAACCTCGTGCTTCGCCTCCGCGCCCGGAAGGTGGTGCCCCCCGAAGGCAAGATGCCCGAGCTCGACGCCCTGGCGAGGGAAGTGTGGTCTCACCTGCCCCCGGGCTACTACCTGCACGGCTCGGACATGGGCAAGGGCCTCACCTACCGCCGCATCCCGAACGTGGCTTGGCCGGTAGAGGTCCACTACGAGCTGAGCTGGAGTGCGAAGGACCGGCAGTTGAAGGTCGGACTCGACGTGGAACTCGGCAGTGAGCGGCCCGAACGCGAGCGGTTCGTCGCCGCCTGGCGGCCGCTGGTGCAGGAGGTGCAGGACCACTTCCCGCAACTGCAGATGCAAGGGAGTGGCCCCAGTCAGGACCAGGTCTATATGAACCTGAAGCTGGCCTTGCCCGCCGAGACACCTGTCCCGGAGATCGCCGACACCCTGGAGCGGCTCATCGCCCTGACCGAGGCGCAGGTGACGGGCGCTCTGGTTTCGCCGGAAGCGACCCCCGCATAG
- a CDS encoding DEAD/DEAH box helicase translates to MTVTWPDGRSARVARQDVRCGLPVGQAVQEQPRSLRPSLGEGHVLELRTLGGREQALVEFWEGAERHWLPWENLVPIWSARSMVEAGVRPPGGFAERFRLRQLALALQHWHRTTGALAQVDIDPLPHQLHLVRRILQSGNLNWLIADDVGLGKTIEVGLLLSALRQQGLRRFLLVVPAGLTRQWQAELRTRFGIGQAVIYGRDFEISDPAQWPLYEVVIGSMDRFKHERHLDLIRQSGRWDMVVFDEAHRLSRSLYGLTYQTSERYHLASMLRGLTENVLLLSGTPHQGDLDRFEALLELLRPGPVWRERIAQLRMEPQLLSGMVIRNRKADVTDAHGNFIFKGKVTHTVAAPQSGEEEAFDRALRRYLRHGYEASRRGGQRNLAIGFVMTIYRKLAASSVAAIQGALERRLVRLHTQLREEAGAPEVEVEEGSPFVEREEEVTGGRTEFFSGETEMLEGLITLARHLRAHDTKLYAFTGTLLESVLRTNPDERVLIFTEYRSTQDYLVAALQSLAPGRVDVIHGGQSLEERTASIDHFEEAGQFLVSTEAGGEGFNLQRRCHILVNYDLPWNPMRLVQRVGRLYRYGQERPVVVFNLNVQGSLDDDILLQMYGRLETVAADMAGVADEYREGLREDIVGELASFLEVDKILAEAAAYTPQRTQDRIEEALERARQSAQQQTDLLRFSSGFDPAALRGELPIGEEHLTAFVEGMFAQLGVTVSHRLYGEQVWEIKLPEDLQDQLGLKQNQRVAFERTLARTAKALLLDSSSRLLKVLFEMAGEYAFSGQVAQTALSGGGTACAVLRWQDDRGRPLSESYAVLRRQGEEVEVNPPEFSAWLLQPASDEPGEPTLDAGAWPGFERRLHDLLARGSSDELHPAGYAVTGVAWGPTPVPKAGVAADDQLARS, encoded by the coding sequence TTGACCGTCACGTGGCCAGATGGCCGCTCGGCGCGGGTGGCCCGACAGGACGTGCGCTGCGGCCTGCCGGTCGGCCAGGCTGTGCAGGAGCAGCCACGCAGCCTGCGCCCTTCACTGGGGGAGGGCCACGTCCTCGAGCTGCGCACCCTGGGGGGCCGCGAGCAGGCCCTCGTCGAGTTCTGGGAAGGGGCTGAGCGCCACTGGCTGCCCTGGGAAAACCTCGTCCCGATCTGGAGCGCCCGGTCGATGGTCGAGGCGGGCGTCCGGCCCCCCGGCGGATTCGCCGAGCGCTTCCGCCTGCGTCAACTCGCGCTGGCCCTTCAGCACTGGCACCGGACGACGGGAGCGCTGGCGCAGGTGGACATCGACCCGCTGCCGCACCAGCTGCACCTCGTGCGCCGCATCCTCCAGAGCGGGAACCTCAACTGGCTGATCGCCGACGACGTCGGGCTGGGGAAAACCATCGAGGTGGGCCTGCTGCTCTCGGCCCTTCGGCAGCAGGGCCTGCGGCGCTTCCTGCTGGTGGTGCCTGCGGGCCTGACCCGGCAGTGGCAGGCTGAACTGCGCACCCGCTTCGGGATAGGGCAAGCCGTGATCTATGGCCGTGACTTTGAGATCAGTGACCCGGCGCAGTGGCCGCTCTATGAGGTGGTCATCGGTTCGATGGACCGCTTCAAGCATGAACGGCACCTGGATCTGATCCGGCAGTCGGGACGCTGGGACATGGTGGTGTTCGACGAGGCGCACCGCCTCTCGCGCAGCCTCTATGGCCTGACCTACCAGACCTCCGAGCGCTACCACCTCGCCTCCATGCTGCGGGGCCTGACCGAAAACGTCCTGCTGCTCAGCGGCACGCCACACCAGGGCGACCTTGACCGCTTCGAAGCGCTCCTGGAGCTGCTGCGGCCTGGCCCGGTTTGGCGCGAGCGCATCGCCCAGCTGCGGATGGAGCCACAGCTTCTCTCGGGCATGGTGATCCGTAATCGCAAGGCCGACGTGACCGATGCGCACGGCAACTTCATTTTCAAAGGCAAGGTCACCCACACGGTTGCCGCGCCGCAGAGTGGGGAGGAGGAGGCCTTTGACCGCGCGCTGCGCCGCTACCTGCGCCACGGCTACGAGGCCAGCCGACGGGGCGGGCAGCGCAACCTCGCCATCGGCTTCGTGATGACCATCTACCGCAAGCTCGCCGCGTCCAGCGTGGCGGCCATCCAGGGCGCCCTGGAACGGCGGCTCGTGCGCCTGCACACCCAGCTGCGTGAAGAAGCCGGGGCACCAGAAGTGGAGGTCGAGGAGGGGAGCCCCTTCGTGGAGCGTGAGGAGGAGGTCACCGGGGGCCGCACGGAGTTTTTCTCCGGCGAGACGGAGATGCTGGAGGGGCTGATCACGCTGGCGCGCCACTTGCGCGCCCACGACACCAAACTGTACGCCTTCACCGGTACCCTGCTGGAGAGCGTCCTGCGAACCAACCCGGACGAGCGCGTGCTGATCTTCACCGAGTACCGCTCGACCCAGGACTACCTCGTCGCGGCCCTCCAAAGCCTCGCGCCGGGCCGGGTGGACGTGATCCACGGAGGACAGTCCCTGGAGGAGCGGACAGCTTCCATCGACCATTTCGAGGAGGCTGGGCAGTTCCTGGTGTCTACCGAGGCGGGCGGCGAGGGCTTCAACCTCCAGCGCCGCTGTCACATCCTGGTCAACTACGACCTGCCGTGGAACCCGATGCGTCTGGTGCAGCGGGTGGGTCGTCTGTACCGCTACGGGCAGGAGAGGCCGGTGGTGGTCTTCAACCTGAACGTGCAGGGGAGCCTCGACGACGACATCCTGCTGCAGATGTATGGCCGCCTGGAAACCGTGGCCGCCGACATGGCCGGGGTGGCTGACGAGTACCGTGAGGGGCTGCGCGAGGACATCGTCGGTGAACTCGCCAGTTTCTTGGAGGTGGACAAGATTCTGGCTGAGGCGGCCGCCTACACGCCGCAGCGGACCCAGGACCGTATCGAGGAGGCGCTAGAACGGGCACGCCAGTCCGCACAGCAACAGACCGACCTCCTGCGCTTCTCCAGTGGTTTCGACCCCGCGGCCCTGCGTGGCGAGCTGCCCATAGGCGAGGAGCACCTGACCGCCTTCGTAGAAGGCATGTTCGCCCAGCTGGGCGTGACGGTCAGCCACCGCCTGTACGGGGAACAGGTCTGGGAGATCAAGCTGCCGGAAGACCTGCAAGACCAGCTCGGCCTCAAGCAGAACCAGCGCGTCGCCTTCGAACGCACCCTGGCGCGCACCGCGAAGGCCCTGCTCCTTGACAGCAGCTCTCGGCTGTTGAAGGTGCTGTTCGAGATGGCCGGGGAGTACGCCTTCAGTGGGCAGGTCGCCCAGACCGCACTGTCCGGAGGCGGCACGGCCTGCGCCGTGCTGCGCTGGCAGGACGACCGCGGTCGCCCCCTCAGTGAGAGCTACGCCGTGCTGCGGCGCCAGGGGGAAGAGGTGGAGGTCAACCCGCCGGAATTCAGCGCGTGGCTGCTCCAGCCTGCGTCCGACGAGCCGGGGGAGCCCACCTTGGATGCCGGAGCCTGGCCGGGCTTCGAGCGCCGGTTGCACGACCTCCTGGCCCGGGGCTCGAGTGACGAGCTGCATCCCGCGGGGTACGCGGTGACTGGTGTGGCCTGGGGACCGACGCCGGTGCCGAAAGCAGGCGTCGCTGCAGATGACCAACTCGCCCGGTCGTGA
- a CDS encoding ankyrin repeat domain-containing protein encodes MDHVTHLGWTALLEAVILGDGGAQHAEIVRLLLEAGADPNLPDGEGVTALEHARSRGYAAMVHLLKEAGGR; translated from the coding sequence GTGGACCATGTCACCCACCTGGGCTGGACCGCCCTGCTGGAGGCGGTGATCCTGGGCGACGGAGGAGCGCAGCACGCTGAGATCGTGCGGCTGCTGCTGGAGGCCGGGGCCGACCCGAACCTGCCCGACGGCGAGGGGGTGACCGCCCTGGAGCATGCCCGGTCGCGGGGCTACGCGGCGATGGTGCACCTGTTGAAAGAAGCGGGCGGACGCTGA